A single Pirellulales bacterium DNA region contains:
- a CDS encoding sigma 54-interacting transcriptional regulator, which produces MALRTVAADLVRLLDAAAGPVYVLDDQRRILFVNDACAAWAGCAAGELVGQESRYHSSGEVTGPAAIAAALAPPPEVWTGQRARAVVSLAGASGNVVARHVDFVPLGTDVLDMAGVIGFGSPHEANQGTLEGSLATDESPRALHERLAHWRRKLAGQYHIDRLLGENAAIRQVRKQVELAAASTASVSIVGPPGSGRQHAARAIHYGRAAQTAGPLVPLACPLLSANLLETTLRALARSGAAVTGRPGTLWLCDVEDLDDEVQQQLVRELAGKRTFRMIATSREPLTALAAAGKFRADLACALATIEIRLPPLAGRIEDLPLLAQLFVEEQNRQGTKQLAGLSPEALDRLAIYPWPGNIEELAEVIAAAHQSAEGPRIVPADLPAKIQYSLDAAARPRRVEETIVLEDFLARIEEELIRRAMAQAKGNKTKAARLLGMTRPRLYRRLVQLGLEEAEEET; this is translated from the coding sequence ATGGCACTTCGCACCGTCGCCGCCGACCTGGTTCGACTGTTGGACGCGGCCGCGGGCCCCGTCTACGTGCTGGACGATCAGCGGCGCATCCTGTTCGTCAACGATGCCTGCGCCGCCTGGGCCGGCTGCGCGGCGGGAGAGCTGGTCGGGCAGGAATCTCGCTATCATTCGAGCGGTGAAGTGACCGGCCCGGCCGCAATCGCGGCCGCCCTGGCGCCACCGCCGGAAGTGTGGACCGGCCAGCGCGCCAGGGCCGTGGTGTCGCTGGCCGGCGCGAGTGGCAACGTCGTCGCGCGACACGTCGATTTCGTGCCGTTGGGAACGGACGTGCTCGACATGGCGGGTGTGATCGGCTTTGGCTCGCCGCACGAGGCTAACCAGGGCACCCTCGAAGGCAGTCTTGCTACTGACGAATCGCCGCGCGCTTTGCACGAACGATTGGCCCATTGGCGCCGCAAACTGGCCGGGCAGTATCATATCGACCGATTGCTGGGCGAAAACGCGGCCATCCGGCAAGTGCGCAAGCAAGTCGAACTGGCGGCCGCGAGCACGGCCAGCGTCTCGATCGTCGGGCCGCCGGGCAGCGGCCGGCAACACGCAGCCCGGGCGATTCATTATGGCCGCGCCGCACAAACGGCAGGCCCGCTTGTACCACTGGCCTGTCCGCTCTTGTCGGCGAACTTGCTGGAAACGACGTTGCGGGCGCTTGCGCGCTCCGGCGCTGCGGTGACCGGCCGGCCGGGAACCCTGTGGCTGTGCGACGTGGAAGACCTGGACGACGAAGTGCAGCAGCAGCTTGTTCGCGAGTTGGCTGGTAAGCGAACGTTTCGGATGATTGCCACCTCGCGCGAGCCACTTACCGCATTGGCCGCGGCTGGTAAGTTTCGCGCGGACCTGGCTTGTGCCCTGGCGACGATCGAAATCCGCCTCCCTCCGCTTGCCGGACGAATCGAGGATCTGCCGCTACTGGCGCAGTTGTTCGTCGAGGAGCAAAATCGGCAAGGGACGAAACAATTGGCTGGCCTATCGCCCGAGGCACTGGATCGGCTGGCGATCTACCCGTGGCCTGGCAATATCGAGGAACTGGCCGAGGTGATCGCCGCGGCGCACCAGTCGGCCGAGGGGCCGCGCATCGTGCCAGCGGACTTGCCCGCCAAGATTCAGTATTCGCTCGACGCGGCGGCCCGGCCGCGCCGCGTCGAAGAGACGATCGTGCTCGAGGATTTTCTCGCCCGCATCGAGGAAGAGCTGATCCGCCGGGCCATGGCACAGGCCAAGGGGAACAAGACCAAGGCCGCACGGCTGTTGGGCATGACGCGGCCCCGGCTTTATCGCCGGCTGGTGCAGTTGGGCCTCGAGGAAGCCGAGGAAGAGACGTAG
- the aroH gene encoding chorismate mutase yields MARDQSICYAFTSGLRFVPTVACGTPWTSKSFASMTEPNQQIRCRGVRGATTADGNTREEILQATRQLLALMIRQNGIDPADVASAIFTTTVDLDAEFPALAARQLGWLDVALLCNHELDVPGSLRKCIRVMLHWNTAKPASEIVHVYVKGASVLRPDLCRLPPVDWDELETWIDEELAVQARHRQERPQ; encoded by the coding sequence GTGGCCCGCGACCAATCGATCTGCTACGCTTTTACGTCGGGATTGCGATTCGTGCCGACCGTGGCATGCGGCACGCCTTGGACTTCTAAATCATTCGCGTCGATGACCGAACCGAATCAACAAATCCGTTGCCGCGGGGTGCGCGGGGCCACGACCGCCGACGGCAATACGCGCGAAGAAATCCTGCAGGCCACACGGCAATTGCTGGCGCTGATGATCCGCCAAAACGGTATCGACCCGGCCGACGTCGCCAGCGCAATCTTCACGACCACGGTCGACCTGGATGCCGAGTTTCCGGCGCTCGCGGCCCGGCAGTTGGGCTGGCTGGATGTGGCGCTATTGTGCAATCACGAGCTCGACGTGCCCGGCTCGTTGCGCAAGTGCATTCGCGTGATGTTGCACTGGAACACGGCCAAGCCGGCCAGCGAGATCGTACACGTGTACGTGAAAGGGGCCAGCGTCTTAAGGCCCGACTTATGCCGGCTGCCCCCCGTCGATTGGGACGAGTTGGAGACTTGGATCGACGAAGAGCTGGCCGTGCAGGCCCGCCATCGCCAGGAGCGCCCGCAGTGA
- a CDS encoding glucose 1-dehydrogenase, giving the protein MRVDLAGKTAIVTGGAQGIGRAIVEQLAANGAAVALIDLAADAAQQTAAELVAHGHRVAAFVADVADERAMQEVAAKIVGEFGRMDILINNAGINTVKDRVPIDGYHREDWDRILRVDLTGVFVTSQVVIPRIEAAGGGRIVNIASVAGLVPLRLQSAFVAAKAGVVNLTRSMALELAPRGILVNCVAPGSVLTQGTRALFYGADGTYSERAASLVAHIPVGRPGTPEEIAHAVLFLVAPEASYVNGAVLTVDGGWTAGYHREW; this is encoded by the coding sequence ATGCGGGTTGATCTCGCCGGCAAGACGGCCATCGTGACCGGCGGCGCGCAAGGGATCGGCCGCGCGATCGTCGAGCAACTAGCGGCAAACGGCGCCGCGGTGGCCCTCATCGACCTGGCCGCTGACGCAGCGCAACAGACCGCGGCCGAGTTGGTGGCCCATGGCCACCGGGTGGCGGCGTTCGTGGCCGACGTGGCCGACGAGCGCGCGATGCAAGAAGTCGCAGCCAAGATCGTCGGCGAGTTCGGCCGCATGGATATCCTGATCAACAATGCCGGCATCAACACGGTCAAGGATCGGGTGCCGATCGACGGGTATCACCGCGAGGATTGGGATCGGATTTTGCGCGTCGACCTGACCGGCGTGTTCGTCACTTCGCAAGTCGTGATCCCGCGCATCGAGGCGGCCGGCGGAGGTCGGATCGTGAATATCGCGTCGGTCGCCGGGCTCGTGCCCTTGCGGCTGCAAAGCGCCTTCGTCGCGGCCAAGGCCGGCGTGGTGAATCTCACGCGGTCGATGGCGCTGGAGCTCGCGCCGCGCGGCATCCTGGTGAATTGCGTGGCGCCAGGGTCGGTCCTCACGCAAGGGACGCGGGCTTTGTTCTATGGCGCGGACGGTACTTATTCGGAGCGCGCCGCCAGCCTGGTTGCGCACATCCCGGTCGGTCGACCGGGCACGCCTGAAGAGATTGCCCACGCGGTGCTCTTTCTGGTTGCACCCGAGGCGAGCTACGTGAACGGTGCGGTGCTGACCGTCGATGGCGGCTGGACGGCCGGCTATCATCGCGAGTGGTAA
- a CDS encoding cupin domain-containing protein, whose product MAEIKLYQGYPPNSGRIPKPDTPVQPNIVTVKNGRPVKYPGCEGIGVRVVHPSNPEAPAENFGQVIFFVPPHVVLPANSHESEESYYILRGRGVMKLAGRRVDVEPGMFIHLPPWCEHGIENTGDESLDVLITTAPPHP is encoded by the coding sequence ATGGCCGAGATCAAGCTCTATCAGGGCTACCCGCCGAATAGCGGCCGCATTCCCAAGCCCGACACGCCGGTGCAGCCCAACATCGTCACGGTGAAAAACGGCCGGCCCGTGAAATATCCTGGCTGCGAAGGGATCGGGGTGCGCGTGGTGCACCCCTCGAACCCGGAAGCGCCGGCGGAAAATTTCGGCCAGGTGATATTCTTCGTCCCACCCCACGTGGTACTGCCGGCCAATAGCCATGAAAGCGAAGAGAGCTACTACATCCTGCGCGGCCGGGGCGTGATGAAGTTGGCTGGGCGGCGCGTGGACGTCGAGCCGGGCATGTTCATTCATTTGCCGCCGTGGTGCGAGCACGGCATCGAGAACACCGGCGACGAGAGCCTGGACGTGCTGATCACGACCGCGCCACCTCATCCGTAA
- a CDS encoding Nramp family divalent metal transporter — MANTLTPASAQPHVESHSPELAPWPGSHDMPRWNLGPLVDAPHFTWRNWAAMLGPGLLMGGAAIGGGEWLMGPAVTARYGGALMWLATLSILGQVVYNLEISRYTLYTGEPIFTGKFRSLPGPHFWLFAYLLLDFGSVFPYLAANAATPLAAVILGKIPVATEIWTTVHLFGREYELTQAALIQGLAYGVFLGSLLPLVFGGKIYNALKWVMTFKIVTVFGFLIFLAIFFSTWSTWREIGLGFFRFGTVPVHGAVDDAVDNIFLSLLRGDGFPQIDLATIGLLAAFAAIAGQGGLTNSALSNYTRDQGWGMGFHVGAIPSVVGGRNISLSHVGMVFDVTPESLSRWRRWYRHLMRDQLVVWMPACFIGLALPSMLSVQFLARGTRADEWAAAGMTADGVRDHVGSSSWGPAAGNAFWYMTLFCGFLVLAPSMASTIDGIVRRWVDVLWTSSARLRQWETKRIRNLYFYVLSGYSVFGLALLAWGKPVQLLVVASNILNFALGFSCFHVLVVNCTLLPRALRPNWFMRSVLVFSGVFFLVLAIVQALKSAGILQ, encoded by the coding sequence ATGGCGAACACGTTGACCCCTGCCAGCGCGCAGCCGCACGTCGAGTCGCATTCGCCGGAACTGGCTCCCTGGCCCGGTTCGCACGACATGCCGCGCTGGAACCTCGGGCCGCTCGTGGATGCGCCGCATTTCACGTGGCGCAACTGGGCGGCAATGCTGGGCCCCGGGCTGTTGATGGGGGGCGCCGCGATCGGCGGCGGCGAATGGCTGATGGGCCCGGCGGTCACGGCGCGCTACGGCGGGGCGCTGATGTGGCTGGCCACGCTGAGCATCCTGGGCCAGGTCGTCTACAACCTGGAAATCAGCCGCTACACGCTGTACACGGGTGAACCAATCTTTACGGGCAAATTTCGGTCGCTGCCCGGGCCGCATTTCTGGTTGTTCGCTTACCTGCTGCTCGATTTCGGTTCCGTGTTTCCGTACCTGGCGGCCAACGCCGCGACGCCGCTGGCGGCCGTGATCCTCGGAAAGATCCCCGTAGCTACCGAGATCTGGACGACCGTGCATCTGTTCGGCCGGGAATATGAACTGACGCAGGCGGCCTTGATCCAGGGGCTGGCCTATGGCGTGTTCCTTGGCTCGCTGTTGCCGCTTGTCTTCGGGGGCAAAATCTACAACGCGCTGAAGTGGGTGATGACGTTCAAGATCGTCACCGTGTTCGGCTTTTTAATCTTCCTCGCCATTTTCTTTTCGACCTGGTCGACGTGGCGCGAAATCGGCCTGGGATTCTTCCGCTTCGGCACCGTGCCCGTACACGGAGCCGTCGATGACGCCGTCGATAATATCTTCCTCTCGCTGTTGCGCGGTGACGGGTTTCCGCAAATCGATCTGGCCACGATCGGTCTGCTGGCCGCTTTCGCGGCGATTGCGGGACAAGGCGGGCTCACGAACTCGGCCTTGAGCAACTACACGCGCGACCAGGGGTGGGGCATGGGCTTTCACGTCGGCGCCATCCCCAGCGTCGTCGGGGGACGGAATATTTCGCTTTCCCACGTCGGCATGGTCTTCGATGTCACGCCGGAATCGCTGTCACGCTGGCGGCGCTGGTACCGGCACCTGATGCGCGACCAGCTCGTCGTGTGGATGCCCGCCTGCTTCATCGGACTCGCGCTACCGAGCATGTTGAGCGTGCAATTCCTGGCGCGCGGGACGCGGGCCGACGAATGGGCCGCGGCCGGAATGACCGCCGATGGCGTACGCGACCACGTCGGCAGTTCCAGCTGGGGGCCGGCGGCGGGCAACGCCTTCTGGTACATGACGTTGTTCTGCGGCTTTTTGGTGCTCGCGCCGTCGATGGCCTCGACCATTGACGGCATTGTCCGCCGCTGGGTCGACGTGCTGTGGACCTCGAGCGCCCGGTTACGCCAATGGGAAACCAAACGCATCCGCAACCTGTATTTCTACGTGCTCAGCGGTTACTCCGTCTTTGGGCTGGCCCTACTGGCCTGGGGCAAACCGGTGCAGCTATTGGTCGTGGCCAGCAACATCTTGAACTTCGCGCTGGGATTCAGTTGCTTCCACGTCCTGGTGGTGAACTGCACGCTGCTGCCCCGCGCGCTGCGTCCGAATTGGTTCATGCGCAGTGTGCTGGTATTTTCCGGCGTCTTCTTTCTAGTGCTGGCCATCGTCCAGGCGCTGAAGTCCGCCGGCATCCTGCAATAG
- a CDS encoding MFS transporter — MSQAKTPWYRELNRYHWFVLTVAALGWLFDTMDQQLFTLARKPAMQELLAVPAPENETSQQAEVRKQAFAKNVADYGGYATSIFLIGWASGGLAFGVLGDRIGRARTMLLTILIYSLFTGLSAFSRGFWDFAFYRFLTGLGVGGEFAVGVALVAEVMPDTARPYALGLLQALSAVGNITAAVINIALGQMQESGIFGGIELFGTKLTAWRLMFVVGTVPALLALLIRRRLKEPERWQALANEGGAARQLGSYGQLFGDARWRKNAFIGLCLAFSGVVGLWGIGFFAPDLVRSVFTQHFNDLVVDGRHLTHEEVEAKLFLWTGINSIMQNLGGFLGIYAFSIVTHWIGRRSSFVISFLAALASTAFFFWYVDQLSDMFWMTPLMGFCQLALFGGYAIYFPELFPTRLRSTGVSFCYNVGRFIAAVGPYMLAKLTSEVFTKAHGYEREPMRYAGVVMCCVFLLGLAVLPFAPETKGRPLPE; from the coding sequence ATGTCGCAAGCAAAGACTCCCTGGTATCGCGAGCTGAACCGCTATCACTGGTTCGTGCTGACCGTGGCGGCGCTCGGCTGGCTTTTCGACACGATGGACCAGCAGTTGTTCACGCTGGCGCGCAAGCCGGCCATGCAAGAACTGCTGGCCGTGCCCGCCCCCGAAAACGAAACCAGCCAACAGGCCGAAGTGCGCAAACAGGCGTTCGCCAAGAACGTGGCCGATTACGGCGGCTACGCCACGTCGATCTTCTTGATCGGCTGGGCCAGCGGCGGGCTGGCCTTTGGCGTCCTGGGAGATCGCATCGGCCGGGCCCGCACCATGCTCCTCACGATCCTCATCTACTCGCTGTTCACGGGCCTTAGCGCTTTTTCACGCGGGTTCTGGGACTTCGCCTTCTACCGCTTTCTGACCGGCTTGGGCGTGGGCGGCGAATTCGCGGTGGGCGTGGCTCTCGTGGCCGAAGTAATGCCTGACACGGCGCGCCCCTATGCGCTGGGACTCTTGCAGGCGCTCTCGGCCGTCGGGAATATCACGGCAGCGGTCATCAACATTGCCCTTGGGCAAATGCAGGAGTCTGGGATCTTCGGCGGCATCGAGCTCTTTGGCACGAAGCTCACCGCCTGGCGATTGATGTTCGTCGTGGGCACGGTTCCGGCGCTACTGGCGCTATTGATCCGGCGGCGGCTCAAGGAGCCCGAGCGCTGGCAGGCCCTGGCGAACGAAGGCGGGGCTGCCAGGCAGCTAGGCTCGTACGGCCAGTTGTTTGGCGACGCGCGGTGGCGCAAGAACGCATTTATTGGTCTATGTCTCGCGTTCTCGGGCGTGGTGGGGTTGTGGGGGATCGGCTTTTTCGCCCCCGACCTGGTGCGCAGCGTGTTCACTCAGCACTTCAACGACCTGGTGGTCGACGGCCGGCACCTGACGCACGAGGAGGTCGAGGCCAAGCTGTTTCTGTGGACCGGCATCAACTCGATCATGCAGAACCTGGGCGGATTTCTTGGTATTTACGCTTTTAGCATCGTCACGCACTGGATCGGGCGGCGCAGCTCGTTCGTCATCTCGTTCCTGGCGGCGCTCGCCAGCACGGCCTTCTTCTTCTGGTACGTCGATCAGCTCAGCGACATGTTCTGGATGACGCCGCTGATGGGCTTTTGTCAACTGGCGCTCTTCGGTGGCTACGCCATCTATTTCCCCGAGCTGTTTCCCACGCGGCTGCGCAGCACCGGTGTGTCGTTCTGCTACAACGTGGGGCGCTTCATCGCGGCAGTAGGGCCGTACATGCTCGCCAAGCTGACGAGCGAGGTCTTCACCAAGGCCCACGGCTACGAGCGCGAACCGATGCGCTATGCCGGCGTGGTGATGTGCTGCGTCTTCCTGCTCGGCCTGGCCGTCCTGCCGTTCGCCCCCGAAACCAAGGGACGACCACTGCCGGAGTGA
- a CDS encoding TolC family protein: protein MLDRAGYRVTETSRWKTPDAVRPGPSWRSVACCCALVLATGNAAVAQPPASDRQQAAPRPQQAAGPSYDAAIVRRLPPVETTSATLPSQPSARVVHAYGTAPGRGVPIAGRERAAATGAGPVPVTYQEEIPRPVDPGGPHTPSLTERLQIPAELPGTNVPPLWLPPLSQPEARLQAIDTLFPDLPPMPKLLPPVDPRRVFSLSELEQIALANSPIIAQAQADVTVAMGQAIQAGVYPNPVLGYEADTVGSAGTRNYQGVFGTQVIKTANKLGLARSVANVDVTNAQLALRQARVDLMAQVKQNYFAVLVAQESITINEALVRFTAEVYRIQDDKLKVGVVTPYEPAQLRSLAVAARTALVQAQMNYVAAWKTLGVTLGMPGLPLTRLQGSAEMPVPRLSYDAALIRMLNVHPLLRQAVFTQGQARIQQRFEQVTPIPDINLYGTFQRDFTTPTTPRTTYNIQFGVPLPLWDRNRGNIMSAAANVIRTTEDIRRVEYDLTAQLVDAFTRFETSRILLQYNREQYLPDLTRAYRGVYTRYQQEGEQARGKQGNVGFGDIIVAQQNLTTGLAGYIVLLTNQWVAVADLARLLQAESLSELNLTLDDLPPNLQPVEQPPR, encoded by the coding sequence GTGCTCGATCGCGCAGGGTATCGTGTGACCGAAACCAGTCGATGGAAAACGCCGGACGCCGTGCGGCCGGGCCCTTCGTGGCGCTCGGTCGCGTGCTGCTGCGCGCTTGTGCTGGCGACTGGCAACGCGGCGGTGGCGCAGCCGCCTGCGTCGGATCGCCAGCAAGCGGCGCCTCGCCCGCAGCAGGCCGCCGGCCCGTCGTACGACGCCGCAATCGTTCGCCGCCTGCCGCCTGTCGAGACGACCAGCGCCACATTGCCGTCGCAGCCGTCGGCGCGCGTCGTTCACGCTTATGGCACGGCGCCCGGCCGTGGTGTTCCCATTGCGGGTCGCGAGCGCGCAGCGGCGACCGGTGCTGGTCCGGTGCCTGTAACGTACCAAGAAGAAATTCCTCGACCTGTCGACCCGGGAGGGCCGCACACTCCCTCGTTGACCGAGCGGTTGCAAATCCCGGCGGAATTGCCGGGCACGAACGTGCCGCCACTGTGGCTGCCGCCGCTCAGCCAGCCCGAGGCACGCTTGCAGGCGATCGACACGCTGTTCCCGGATCTGCCGCCGATGCCCAAGCTGCTGCCGCCGGTTGATCCGCGGCGGGTGTTTTCGCTTTCTGAGCTGGAGCAGATCGCGCTGGCCAACAGCCCGATCATCGCGCAAGCCCAGGCCGATGTCACCGTGGCGATGGGTCAGGCGATCCAGGCCGGCGTTTATCCCAACCCGGTGCTCGGTTACGAGGCTGATACGGTTGGTTCGGCCGGCACGCGCAACTACCAGGGCGTATTCGGCACGCAAGTCATTAAGACTGCCAACAAGCTGGGCCTGGCCCGCTCGGTCGCTAACGTCGACGTAACGAATGCGCAGTTAGCACTGCGGCAAGCGCGCGTCGATCTGATGGCGCAGGTCAAGCAGAATTATTTCGCCGTGCTGGTGGCTCAGGAAAGCATCACGATCAACGAAGCCCTGGTCCGCTTCACCGCCGAGGTGTATCGCATCCAGGACGACAAGCTGAAAGTGGGGGTCGTCACGCCGTACGAACCCGCGCAATTGCGCAGCCTGGCCGTGGCGGCGCGGACGGCGCTCGTCCAAGCGCAGATGAACTATGTGGCGGCCTGGAAAACTCTGGGCGTAACACTGGGCATGCCTGGCCTGCCGCTGACGCGACTGCAGGGGAGCGCCGAGATGCCCGTCCCTCGGCTGTCGTACGACGCGGCCCTGATTCGCATGCTGAACGTCCATCCGCTCTTGCGGCAGGCCGTGTTTACGCAAGGCCAGGCCCGTATCCAGCAGCGATTTGAGCAAGTCACCCCGATCCCGGACATCAATCTGTACGGCACGTTTCAACGCGACTTTACCACCCCTACGACGCCGCGCACGACGTACAACATTCAGTTTGGGGTGCCGCTACCGTTGTGGGATCGCAATCGCGGCAACATCATGTCGGCGGCCGCGAATGTGATCCGCACGACCGAGGACATCCGCCGCGTCGAATACGATCTGACGGCGCAGCTGGTCGACGCCTTCACGCGTTTCGAGACCAGCCGCATCCTTTTGCAGTACAACCGCGAACAGTACCTGCCTGACCTGACGCGCGCCTATCGCGGCGTCTACACGCGCTATCAACAGGAAGGCGAGCAGGCCCGCGGCAAGCAAGGGAACGTCGGCTTTGGTGACATTATCGTCGCGCAGCAGAACCTGACGACGGGCCTGGCCGGTTACATCGTGCTGCTGACCAACCAGTGGGTGGCCGTGGCCGATCTGGCGCGGCTGCTGCAAGCCGAATCGCTCAGCGAGCTGAATCTGACGCTCGACGATCTGCCCCCCAACCTGCAACCCGTGGAGCAACCGCCGAGGTGA